Proteins found in one Onychomys torridus chromosome 21, mOncTor1.1, whole genome shotgun sequence genomic segment:
- the Pglyrp2 gene encoding N-acetylmuramoyl-L-alanine amidase, which yields MKARGVLQILLGLLLWPQSGTASSLPLVMDSIIQALAELEQKVLMTETNSSASAWILSANNSSPHNSLHQRLLRKALSHHTIEPDLHSLSPELQALISEVAQHSVKDGQEYGVVLAPDGSTVAVKPLLIGLEAGLQEHSVTNLPSDCLATPCDTGNTLTNIGAIWSGLMGTSTNASSTDVGTALPNDKAKTPTTVDRLLAVILAGDLGLTFLHGSQTQIPPGLGTEGCWNKLSAPRVFTLLDPKASSLTMAFLNGALDGALLGNHLSQVSRPRPPLSHLLREYYGAGVAGDPRFRSNFRRQNGAALTSAAALAKQVWKALVLLQRLEPGQHQNMSQEELVQVAAFATKELTETFLGCPAILPRCRWGAAPYRGNPTPLRLPLGFLYVHHTYVPAPPCTTFQRCAANMRSMQHFHQDVRHWDDIGYSFVVGSDGYVYEGRGWHWVGAHTLGHNSRGFGVAFVGNYTGSLPSDAALNTVRDVLPSCAIRAGHLQPDYKLLGHRQLVHTDCPGNALFNLLRTWPHFTEAENQKLL from the exons ATGAAGGCCAGGGGTGTCCTCCAGATCCTGCTTGGATTGCTGCTGTGGCCACAGTCAGGGACAG CATCCTCCTTACCCCTGGTCATGGACTCCATCATCCAGGCGCTGGCTGAGCTTGAACAAAAGGTACTGATGACTGAGACCAATAGCTCTGCCTCTGCGTGGATTCTCTCAGCCAATAACTCCAGCCCCCACAATTCTCTTCACCAGCGCTTGCTGCGGAAGGCACTGAGCCACCACACTATAGAGCCAGACCTCCActcactgagcccagagcttCAAGCCCTGATTTCCGAAGTGGCCCAACATAGTGTGAAGGATGGGCAGGAATATGGAGTGGTGCTGGCACCGGATGGCTCCACTGTAGCCGTGAAGCCTCTACTGATTGGACTAGAGGCTGGCTTGCAAGAGCACAGTGTTACCAACTTGCCTTCAGACTGCCTGGCCACCCCTTGTGATACTGGCAACACCTTGACAAACATTGGAGCCATCTGGTCAGGACTCATGGGTACCTCCACAAATGCCTCTTCTACAGATGTTGGAACCGCTTTACCAAATGACAAAGCCAAGACTCCCACCACTGTGGACAGACTCCTGGCAGTCATCTTGGCTGGAGACTTGGGTCTgacattcctccatggttcccaGACTCAGATTCCTCCAGGCCTGGGAACTGAGGGTTGCTGGAACAAGCTTTCTGCCCCCAGGGTCTTTACACTGTTGGATCCCAAGGCATCCAGTCTCACCATGGCTTTCCTCAATGGTGCCTTGGATGGAGCTCTCCTTGGGAACCACTTGAGCCAGGTCTCTAGGCCCCGGCCACCCCTCAGCCACCTGCTGAGAGAGTACTATGGAGCTGGGGTGGCTGGAGATCCAAGGTTCCGGAGTAACTTCCGAAGGCAGAATGGGGCCGCTCTAACTTCAGCTGCTGCCCTGGCCAAGCAGGTATGGAAGGCCCTTGTTCTGCTACAGAGGCTGGAGCCAGGACAACATCAGAACATGAGCCAAGAAGAATTGGTTCAGGTAGCCGCCTTTGCTACCAAGGAGCTCACTGAGACTTTCCTGG GATGCCCAGCCATTCTCCCTCGCTGCCGCTGGGGAGCTGCGCCCTATCGAGGCAACCCAACTCCACTCAGGCTGCCGCTTGGATTCTTATATGTGCATCACACATACGTGCCAGCGCCACCCTGCACCACCTTCCAGCGCTGCGCCGCCAACATGCGCTCCATGCAGCATTTCCACCAGGACGTGCGCCACTGGGATGACATCGGCTACAG TTTCGTGGTAGGCTCCGATGGCTATGTGTATGAGGGCCGCGGCTGGCACTGGGTGGGAGCGCATACTCTTGGCCACAACTCCCGAGGTTTCGGCGTGGCCTTCGTGGGCAACTACACTGGGTCACTGCCCAGCGACGCAGCACTGAACACGGTTCGCGACGTGCTCCCGAGCTGTGCCATTCGCGCAGGCCACTTGCAGCCAGACTACAAGCTGCTGGGACACCGCCAACTGGTGCACACTGACTGCCCCGGGAATGCGCTCTTCAACCTGCTGCGCACCTGGCCTCACTTCACAGAG GCTGAAAACCAAAAACTCCTCTGA